The following DNA comes from Capsicum annuum cultivar UCD-10X-F1 chromosome 7, UCD10Xv1.1, whole genome shotgun sequence.
CTTGCATGCATGTATTTTGACTAAGCAAAAAACAATGTGATACTCTTAATCGGCTTGCATGTATTTTGGCTAAGCAAAAAACAACGTGATAATGTAATAAGGTTGCATGTATATTGACTAAGCAAAAAACATCGAGGTCTTGTCAAATGCGGGTgcataaaagaaaatttcttgaaacTCACTCGAACCCCGCAAGTCCCAGCCTGAATCATCTCGACAAGTCTCAAGATATTATATGGACATACAGAAAGTTTCGAGTCATGGAACAagattcaaatattaaaaattaaggaTCAAGATGTTATAGTGCTTGTGCTATCTCTCTCTCTTACTAATACAACTATACAAGTATCGAAATACCTTTGTATATCAATCGAGATGTTATAGTacttgctctctctctctcttaatgTATTTGTCTTCACACTAATATTTCAGGATTCTTATCTCGCTTCAATGATCACCGGCTACTCTCTCAGATACTGTACACCTGCATCATGATCGTTTATAGATTATAATTTAAGTGTTATATTTACATCTCTACCTACTCACATATTTATATACTTCAATGTCAAAATATTAAATTCTAACATATTTGTAAACTCATGATTGAAGTTCCtatacattttaattaattttttattttttttaaaagagaaaataaatttgTGAGAAACACCGTCCGTGACTTGGGCACTTTGAAAACTTTGCTGTTTTTCTTCCCTTCAAATCATTGAGAAGACATCTTTCTTTCATTATTGACCCTACCATTCTTTTTTACTCTATTCTCCCTTTTTTTTCACTTGATTTGttctatattttatgtatatgtaaaATTTGTGTACTAAAGTTTCACCAAACTTGGATTAAATAAGTATTTGGTATGACGAAAAATGATTTTAAAGGAATAAAAGAGTAACTATTTGTGAAAAAGTATCATATTCCAATCCAAACAAGTTACAAATATATTATTCCTTTGATTTGAgctaattataataattataatcaaattctttttaaaacattttcttaattataataagtatttggattataattattttaaaaaaattaatccaaatacCCTCTTATATTACCGACTTTATTAATTTGAGATCGAAGTATAGTTGATGACTTGATGGATTGAAAAATCTTAAATTTGCTATTTGCctctgtttctttttttttttttttcttggaagtACAGAAATTGCACTTTTTTTAATCTGAGGCTCCCTAGTGCCTGGTACTCGTAATGGGATGCCATCAAGTTCAAATTGTTTCATTGTAGAGCCAATTTTTAAAGGCGATACTTTTAATCGAATTTTTCAGAACTTGAATTTTAAACCTTTAATTGAGGGTAGAGCGATCCTAACCCTCCTATATTAACCTATATTAACAAAAAGCAAAGACCTCCTCCTTTCAAAATTAAAGGTGCTTCCAATTTATAAATATACTACTTGGCCTACCAAACGTATGGCCGTTGAATAGTAGCAAAAGATATATTGGTCCCAAAAAGGGTCAAACAATCAATGTTGCCAAACAAGTTTAGTCAACCACTTAACATATAGGATATGTTAGAATatgaaaatttcaacaaaaaaaaaaaattgtatttaattAACACAAAGCAATTTCATTAATTGAATGACTAATTTTCTATGTAAAAGTTTATTTTATTGCTAccatatcaaaattttctattcTAGGTCAAAATGAGAGATGGTTTCAACTTTCTCCATCTCAACTCTCAAATATGTCGTGATTTCTAATCATAGTTATctgaaattatttatcatttagatcaagataaaatttattacttttttcattttatccttattttgcaGAATACGAAGCATGGAGTGATGGTATATAAATGgagtaaatatttaatgaagagcaattatatatcttaaaatatagaTCATgataaaatagttgaaatctctcctaattaatatttttgtaagAGTCATGTAAAAGAAAACATGACAAATAATTTGAGGCAAggaaatagtaataataattaatgattgttgggtattaaaggTTTAAATCCCTTAATAAATACTTATTCGAAGTAAGGAAAAACTAAAACATTCTTTAAGCACTTGAGAAAAAGGTTTATAATCAAATTCCCATTCAATTGGAATTGGAACTAATGATAATTAAGGGGCATAAAAAGAGGTGGAGcactaaataaattaaaataaagcatTAATCAAGTATTGCTATCACTCCATTTTCAAATGCAGGCACACCTTTCTTTGAATTAATTCTCCATTAAATTATTCAatgtcattatttattttatttgtttgaataaATGGAGTTTCAAAAACCCTTATGAAAGTGAAATTTAATTATAAAACTTCTATAAATGATCATTTACTTAAAGTTAAACGACTAATCAACATGCTTAGTCTTATTGTTTTATCTTCGATGCTGactaagtttgagattaattaatttaatatatgatCTATGGTAATCTTTATAATAATGTTCACTAATTTGGCCGGCTTGACTTAAATTGTTAGGCAATGTTTTCACAGTAGGTGGgctgtaattattattattattgttataataattattattgcTAGTATTATTTTGTGTGCTTTTTATGTTTGTAGTGACAAGATTAAGTGAATCCAACTCTGATAATTGCTGGCCTAGCTACTCCTAGCTACTAGGGTCCTAATTAATTTTCCATTGGTTTAATCTCTAAGTCACATACCTTCttaattatgattattataattaattagcaTCTTAGTAGGTTGGATATTTAAGGGACTTAGTCACATGTGAGCTTTTATAATAAGTCCAACCCTAGGAAGCTGTCAAATTAGGAAATTGTACAACAATCCAAACACTAATATTCATctactttttgacttttttttcctGTTCGACCAAATcactcttttgatttaattttaaaatcaatgaaccacctaaaataattaaatttatgaaGTAGATATTTGTTGTTAGTACAAGTTCAAAATTAGCTCAAAGGAAGGAGGAAAACAAGTCATATCTTCCCCCTTTCTTATTTTAGTGAACGTtcagatataaaaattataaaatttaaaaaaagaaaaagtattttatatttaagttGATGATATTTAAAAAACTGagttatattatatttagatataaatacaaattagaattgttttaaatttttgtgagcACTGAAgtgaacataataaaaataattttttgaattcagaacaaaattttagaaaaagataaaaattatccATGATCGAACGGACACTTATATGTATATCATTAATCCATGATCGAACGGACACTTATATGTATATCATTATGCAGTGGCTCAATCATAGAGCAGTCGATTGTTAACCTATATGAGGGCTTAGTTTAATCTAGAAGTGATAAgtccaagaaaacattttttttattattattaaaaaatgatTCTTGTAACTTCAAATGTCACAGTAACTCTTTGAACTATTTAATTTCCAAGCAAGATTTGCAGTTACTTTCACAATAAATTGTATgaggataatataatttaaatggtAGGGAAAGGACAAAGATAGATAGACGTAATATAAGGTGTGGAGTCATTGCTTGTTTGTTGAGAATATACATTGGATTTGATATAGTTGAGATGAAATTGGAACATATATGTCAAGTGATCATGACAAAGATAAGAAAATCATCAACTTGATTTTTTAATTCACACTTTTGATGATAGAACATTATTTGAGTCAAGAGTTTATCGAAATCAGCTTCTCTATCTTCATAAAAGAGGAGTAAAATTTCGTATACACCATCTCTTTAGATCTCATTTCTGAGATGGATATGATCCTTCCATTTTTAACCAGAGGACATAGAGAAAAATCTCGTAACGAATACTATTTCCTCCTTACTTGATTTTATCGTGGCACGAATTCATTAGTTTGCGGTTCCAAAATGATATATGTAGCACCTTTCATCAAATTTTGTAAGTGGGAACTCAAAAATCTTGTAACGAGTACTACGTCCTCCTTACTTGATTTTACGTGTCACGAATTCAAACTAATTGTGGTTCCAAAATGACATATGTAGCACCTTTCATAGAAGTTGTCATCAAATTGTGTATACACCATCTCTTCAGATTCGATTTGTGAGACGAATATAATCCttccacccttaatcagaagtctcattgaataaagaaaaatcttGTAACGAGTACTTCCTCCTTGCTTGATTTTACCTGAGACGAATTTAAGTTAATTGTGGTTTCAAACTCCCATATGTCCTTTCATCGAAGTTGTCATCAAAATTTATGAGTGGGAACTCAACTTTATATCAATGCTCGAGGAGAAAATCTAAAGGGAATCAATGTGGCTTGTCTTGTTTGGATACAGCACTGTCAGATTTACAATAAACTAAATTACAaaattgatttgattttcttGGTTGGTTTCAACTTTCACAACAACTATGTCATGAGTAACAAAGTGCACTTTATAGTACtcttatgttatttttcttaaagaatatttttgaggggaattttttttttttttttttaacacaaGGATGtgtagtaaaagaaaaaagacagaAGTAGgaacatatcctccaatattatttatgataattCAATGGCCACATGCAAGATCGTCTAAACGTCCTTTGGAAGGGGTAGATTGAAAGTCCTAGTTCATAATAGAAGAGCTTTAAGAAGCTTAGCTCAAGTTTATATGATACACGCACTTTCGTAGCTTTATGTGGTGTAATGCAAAAGATAATTCATGTGAGCCTAAGCTCAGAGAGGACAATTCATGAAAGCTTGAGGGTAAAGAGGGCAATACATGCACCatgggtttgggtcatgacaatataTATGATATCTGAGCAGAGGTAGAGTCAGGATTTCTATTGAGGGACGCTTCAAAATCTGATGAAAAACTCACCGAAGGAGGGTTCAACATCTAcgatatatacataaaaattattttaatcatgtattaataatataatttttcaatgaaGGGGATTCGGACGAATAACTCCCTATTACTAAGTTGGCTCCGCCTCTGTATCTGAGGGAGTTCTCTCAAAACAGAGGCATGTGACATTCCTAACAAAGGATCTCTAACAAGTCAAGTAGGACTGACAAATTTTTAAGCTGGCAAGCTTTCAAAGATGAAGTGAGCATGAAATCTGGCACCTTAAATGAATTCCACGTCAGATAAAATTTGTACGATGCATAGCTTAAGTTCACATTTACAACACTTTTGGGGTGCGATGTAGCATAACCCAAAAATTAAATCCATATGAGCCTAGATTAAAAACATATAATACGTCATAcgtgacatgaacttgaattgtaACCGCTAAATCACTTTGTTTTTTTTCCATTCCTCTCATATATAGTCATGATTCCCTTAATGCTTGGTATTGAAGAAGTCCTAAGTTGGTTTATGGCAGTCCCCTAAGTTGGTTTATGGCAGTCTTTACACTTTATTaaacttaattatattattagtatatttttattattaaaaatgtggaaaaaaaaatagtgatgctttttattttaaattattttgtgaGCTTCCTAGGACGTGAGTAGTGGGAGAAAGAAACTGTAAGAGAAGAGAATCTTTTGTGACTTTTGAGAgtgattatgaattttaaataaattgtACTTATAAGGTGGTGTTTAAGTTGCATAAATTTATGAAAGTCGTACTAATTGCTTTAATTTGGATCTCTGTtcacttcaaaatcaaacaagTACATAATTAGGATATTTAGTTTTTATCTAACGTTCAAGAGAGGGATGAGATAATAATAATTCGGCAAACAATATAAATTCGACAGCTTGGAGATTAATTACAGAAAATCTCAACATTTTGCATTTCGACATTTTAGATAATTACTAAAAATACCATTTTTgagtctatcgagatacataattagctcccgatatatccaaggaagatacattttttctttgtaaagatacataattagctcccgatatatattGTTCGCTTTTGAATCTGccgatacataatacatccaacaaagatacattttttctttgtaaagatctataattagctcccgatacatatTTTTCGATTTTATGTGTccaaatacataattagcatctgatacatccaatgaaaatacataattagttggaatttttgtaattactttgtaagatacgcggaaatttgtgtaaatatgataagttaagttGTATGTTTATGTTAATAATAGGTCATGGTGTCTTTTGAAGCAACGATAAAATTATCTTCGTGTAACCTATAAGTCACAGGTTCGAGCCACAAAAGCAACAACTAATGCTTATATTAAGATAAATTATATGCATCACATCCCTCGATTTGTAGTCCTTCCTATAATCTTGCTAATGTGAGATACTTTCTGCACCAAACTaccctttaatttttttgtttctaataataatgatgatggtaTGTACGATTTTTCTATAAAAGAAACGTGTTTTCTTATTCTACAAAGTGattgattttggaaatatttcattattcaaaCTAGCTGGCGAAGTGAGAGTCCTTCGCCGAATTTGTCGTCCCATAAGAATATTTCCATTTTCTTATTAATTAACTATAGTCTGTATAGGGTGGCTCAATAATTTTGATGTTAATTTTTTCGAACATACAAGACTTTGACTTAACGATCAATAAACTGAATGAAAAATCACGAAGAAATTGAGTCATTCACATTCTAATAGAAAAGCAAATCATTTCATCTGCCTGAACTTGATGCGTAGAATTACTTAATAGTTTGAGAAATGACAGAGATACATTCATTCATTGTCGCTCACTTGTACAAATGTTTGAATTGACACAAAAAGAATTGTTAGTATTGTGGaacaaaacatctataaattTAAATCTCGAATACGTTTTGAGTTTAAATATAGCAAAAGAATGAGTTATTCGGACACATAAAAAGGAACAAGTGAAAGGCCATATTTGAATATGTAATCTATGACTATGAGTAGGGGTTGATATTAATACCATTTAATTGAAGGaaatttatacaaatattaaaaTCTATAGTCAGTCCAAGGGACAATAAAAGGGgaccacttcaaaatttacatctatgttttttttcttataaGGTTCATGAATAGTAGACAAAATCAAGCTGTCacaattttgtttttgttttctcgTTTCCTTAATATCTTAGTAATTAGTATAGTAAGTAGGGATTTACTTTCAATTTTAGGAAGTTTCGTACTCTGAATTGTACttcattttcttataataataattcATTACCCTTTGTTATTGTAAGTGTATTTTGCTACTGCAACAGTGAGGGAGGTGGAAAACATGATTAGATTTTTTCAAACTAAACTTGATGGAAACACCAATGATATTATGGAGGAGACAGGCTTTTGAAAAGgtcaatattattaattattgttatgatgatgtttactggAAAGAAAATTTTAATGCTCATTTTAAATCATAGAAATCAACATATTGTCCAACTAGGTATAGTGAAGTTACTATTACGCATAATAACACTTGACCCTCGTTGATTGGGTAAATGTTCATAAAAAGAGTGCTCAAATTCTTTCATATGGTATCAGAACCAAACtttcatataatttcataaacATAATTTTGAAAGAACTAATGTTGTGCTATGGAACAACAAAGGTAGGGTGTACTCGGCTTTGAAGGTAGAGAAACTGTGTCACAAGATAGGGAGAATGTTTCTGATAGATGTTTTGACAAATTGAAAGTTAAATgtgcagcaacaacaacaacaacatatctggtgtattcccaccaagtggggtctggagagagTAAAGTATACCCAGTTCATACCActatgaagtagagaggttgtttgtGATAGACCCGGCTCACGACAAATAACAAGTACGTACAAATAGGATACCAAAGGAGTACAAATGGAGTGTCGAAAAGAGAGTAAAGCTGAAATTTTCTTCAGCCACTAAAGAAATTAGATTTGTAGTTTACTTCAATCATCAAAGGACCTTACATTCATGAGCTTAACAGAACCTTAGAGCTAAGATACAcgggaaaaaaagagaacaaaatgcTGACAAGATATCTAGACGAAAATAATGTTGAGTCACTTACTGAGCATTAGTTGGATTCACCAGATGTGAAGCCAAATAAGTTGTCAGCCAACTATGATAATGAGTGAATTTGGTGTCTGTCAAAGAGCTCTAGCCACACTTTTGAACTCGTTCAAGCAAGAATGCAGGATTTTTTGTCTCTTCTGAAGCGATTGCCGTTCATTTTCTAGAGAATCTATAGCTCCAGGTGCAACAAACATGTCCATGAACTTCTCATCATTCACAGCAAACAAATTCAGCCCAAGTGCAACAAAAAGCCGTTCTCGACTGTCCACAAATAGGAAATAATATTCGTCCATCAGTTTTGTAATTAATTGGCAACATTGAGGAAGTATAGAAATTTAAAAATGTGCTACAAAGAGGTGTGTATGATGACAGTCTTGTAATATTGATCACTAAAACTGAAGCTGAAGATGTTCATTTCCACAAGGGCACATGCTTATAACAGTTATAGTCCCTCTCTGTTTAACTTTGAGTCTATTATTTTCTAGGATCTGGTCCTGATTTTTATCTGAAATGAGACCTTATGTCTAAAGACACATCGGCTAGAGTTTGAGAAATGATCTAGTGAGCTCAATGCTAAATCACTGTTAATATGCATTGATAAGTATACACATAATACAGGAATTTTACAATAAACTAATTGGGGTCAGAGAAACTTAGCAGCGTACCATGGAGTTAAAAACCCAGAATTCAATGTTGATGCTACGCTGCGCTCTACCAGAACTTCACGTATTCGTGCAAAATGCTGGGCAGCTGATGAGCATATTTCTGCATAAGTAGAGACCGGTCTTGATATGTTGTCCCCATTTCCAAACAAAATGCTCTCACCATTTTGTCCACAGTTTCTAGCATTGCCTGCAATTCTAGGGTGGCGTTTTCTTGCTCCAACCTCGACACAATTTCCAAGTTCTCTTTTGATACCATAATTTCCATCAGAAGGTTGGTCAGGAGATGGGGTCTCGGGCACAGTCATTTGGCATTCTCGTAGGGCTTCCCTGTTCTGTGTAACTTTTCCGGGTGTGGTTTCCTGAGTATTTTTTTCAGGGGGCATGTTTTCCTGGTCCTTCATAGCTTCTTTGCGCAACGCAGCACCTCCATCAGACAACTCGAGGCATAATGGACCAGTTGTGGCTTGATTTAATTGGTAGATTGGGCTTGTACCAGAGCCGATACTCCCAATGAAGTTGTTTTCGTAGCAGACATGAGAATATGGACTTGTAACAGAATCAAGATGATGGCGGAGTAGTTGCTTGCACTCTTTGGATAGATCTTTCATGAAATGGTTGTAGGATTGCCTTAGAGCAGCATGAAAACCTATGTATCCTTCCATATCTACTGATCTATGTCCATCTGCATTGTAAAAATGACTTTCAATTTATCAATAACTGTAATGTGAAGTTGAGTTGCATGTGCTATTCCAATAATAGTTCTGCTCCAAAAAACAGCATaaccttttttttcaaaactatcaGTTACTTAAGATTGATCATTGCATCGCATAATCTAAAGAAAGGATGaaaaagacaagaaaataaaagttgataaaaTACTAGATACAGGCCTCCTAAAGGCCAGCTTATCCATTTCTTAAAAGAGAATATCAGCTAATATAGGTTGTCTAATGAAGCAGCAAGTAGCTCAGACTCGGAACAAAAATAGAACTTAAAGTCTTACTGTTGGAGTCATGTCCGCGATTTTTCTCAATAGAAATGTCGAAGAGGTTTTCCAAAACAAAAGCCAAACGATCACAAGCTGTATCAAGAAGAGGAGCAAGCCAAGATCGAGCTGCAGCTCGTGCAATCTCTGCAGCTGCCTCAGTAATTCCTCTACCCCCACCACGGCCAGTATGAGCGAGTAAAATGTTAGCCACCTGTCACCAACTCTGTTAAATTAAAATTCCCAATTTGTAATATGaaagttttgtttttctttcaaagGAAATACCTTCTCCCTGGACACAGGAGGACATTTAATTGAATATGTTGCGCATCGAAATTCATGCATCACCCTCTCAAAGGCAGCACCACCATAAAGTCGAAGGGTTGCATTTGGAGGTTTAATTTCAGCTGTAACACTAGGCCAACTCCCAATACCACTCTCTAATCGTTCTTCCTCTGTTGTTTTGCCCCATTGCTCAGGGGCTGGATCTGCTGCACCATCAATAAGTGCCTCCttcatcaaaaaggaaaaaaaaaacaattcagAAATATTTTCTTCACCAAGAGATACATTATACTTGGTAGAGCAAAACGATAGTGGAATATTCAAATCCATTGCTGATACTATGGAAGTAACACTTCATACAGATCACTCAAAAAGCTAATAAGGAGTACATATATTATGTATATCTTAGGACCAGTACTGACCACATGATTGCATAAAGAGGCAGCGTGCAACATGGCAGATTTTCGAAGATGTGCAACATCAGATGTTGCATTTATCTTGCACTCCATTCTAGCTAATTCAGCAGTGACTTCGCCACAGCGCTGTTCCAGAAGTGCAAGTGTTGCTGGTGCAGCTTCTTTGTATCTTCTCTGGAGTTCAGCCTCCAAAAAATCCCTCAGGCAACCAAACCCAATATTGGACCTGTATTTTTCTTCATCAAACCCACCTTTAACACTATCACGCAAATAATGTAACATCTCTGCATCCACTTGAGATATTTGACGGCGAAACTCATCATTGGAAATTGTGCCTCGATCCTTAGGCAGCGCGACAAAAAAAGGACGAGTATTCTCCCCAAGATAACCACTTGCACTCAAATACCGATCTACTTCCCAGCGTTCAGTGAACTCCTGAACATGGATTATGTCACAATTAGATCTACTACACTGAGAAGAAAAGCCAGTCTCTAACAATTCATTGAATAGGAAGAGAAGA
Coding sequences within:
- the LOC107878652 gene encoding dynamin-related protein 5A produces the protein MATPNSFLNTPTKTPTTTTSISKKHSHKQQHSSDPNRSVSEFKDRFEAYNRLQAAAVAFGEKLPIPEIVAIGGQSDGKSSLLEALLGFRFNVREVEMGTRRPLILQMVHDPSALEPRCRFQEEDSEEYGSPIVLASAIADAIKLRTESLLKKTRDAVSSKPIVMRAEYAHCPNLTIIDTPGFVLKAKKGEPERTPEEILSMVKSLASPPHRIILFLQQSSVEWCSSLWLDTIREIDPSFRRTVIVVSKFDNRLKEFTERWEVDRYLSASGYLGENTRPFFVALPKDRGTISNDEFRRQISQVDAEMLHYLRDSVKGGFDEEKYRSNIGFGCLRDFLEAELQRRYKEAAPATLALLEQRCGEVTAELARMECKINATSDVAHLRKSAMLHAASLCNHVEALIDGAADPAPEQWGKTTEEERLESGIGSWPSVTAEIKPPNATLRLYGGAAFERVMHEFRCATYSIKCPPVSREKVANILLAHTGRGGGRGITEAAAEIARAAARSWLAPLLDTACDRLAFVLENLFDISIEKNRGHDSNNGHRSVDMEGYIGFHAALRQSYNHFMKDLSKECKQLLRHHLDSVTSPYSHVCYENNFIGSIGSGTSPIYQLNQATTGPLCLELSDGGAALRKEAMKDQENMPPEKNTQETTPGKVTQNREALRECQMTVPETPSPDQPSDGNYGIKRELGNCVEVGARKRHPRIAGNARNCGQNGESILFGNGDNISRPVSTYAEICSSAAQHFARIREVLVERSVASTLNSGFLTPCRERLFVALGLNLFAVNDEKFMDMFVAPGAIDSLENERQSLQKRQKILHSCLNEFKSVARAL